A part of bacterium genomic DNA contains:
- a CDS encoding DUF1573 domain-containing protein: MVRVKIKTLLIIFFVSAASWAQPKLYIPKPTFDFGYMPEGTYVVHKFVIKNTGKDVLKIRRIRTTCSCTWAPIKTHIIKPGEQTELSLFFNSARYFHRTAKAAIIITNDPEAPAEKVMIIANMDTSKQKTVLIVPWKLDLGVGWKFKPKGTVKIKNITHKPVTLKVIDYFDEVLEEPVLSTSQLQPGTWAELKISVKKGAAKEHYIHASVTVSVLGQAGNEITRFTIPVCGGTE, encoded by the coding sequence ATGGTTAGAGTCAAGATTAAGACTTTATTAATAATTTTCTTTGTTTCTGCGGCCAGTTGGGCACAGCCAAAGCTTTACATACCAAAACCTACTTTCGATTTCGGTTACATGCCTGAAGGAACTTATGTGGTTCATAAATTTGTGATAAAAAATACTGGTAAAGATGTTCTAAAAATCCGCCGGATAAGAACCACCTGCAGCTGCACCTGGGCCCCGATAAAAACACACATAATAAAACCCGGCGAGCAGACAGAGCTTTCCCTTTTTTTCAACAGTGCAAGATACTTCCATCGCACCGCTAAGGCAGCTATAATAATCACAAACGACCCCGAGGCTCCTGCCGAAAAGGTAATGATAATAGCCAACATGGATACATCGAAACAGAAGACAGTTCTGATAGTCCCGTGGAAGCTCGACCTTGGCGTAGGCTGGAAGTTCAAACCGAAGGGGACGGTTAAAATCAAAAACATAACCCACAAGCCTGTGACGCTTAAAGTAATCGACTACTTCGACGAGGTTCTCGAGGAGCCTGTGCTCAGCACATCCCAGCTTCAGCCGGGGACCTGGGCAGAACTAAAGATTTCCGTGAAGAAAGGTGCAGCAAAGGAGCATTACATCCACGCATCAGTAACGGTATCTGTTCTTGGGCAGGCGGGGAATGAGATTACTCGCTTCACAATACCCGTTTGCGGTGGGACTGAATAA
- the argF gene encoding ornithine carbamoyltransferase, with protein sequence MKRDFLSCADFSAHEIYKVISDALILKQLSGTSKTPRILEGKHAALLFRKPSLRTRASFEVGIRQLGGQTLFFSEAEVGMGKRESVHDVAKVLSRFFDLIVIRTFSHEELVEFAGYATVPVINALTDLLHPCQIMGDVMTIHEKKGRIDEISIAFVGDGGNNIANSWVNIASRIPLDLRIGTIPERTPNEEILERAKEAGISKITITFDPVEAVNGADVIYTDVWASMGEKEKIAEREAKLRPFQVNKKLLSHAKDDVIVMHCLPAERGREITDEVMDGPHSVVFDQAENRLHIQKSIIIHLFGKSL encoded by the coding sequence ATGAAGCGAGATTTTCTTTCTTGTGCGGATTTTTCTGCCCATGAGATATACAAAGTAATTAGTGACGCATTGATCCTCAAGCAACTAAGCGGGACATCAAAAACGCCTCGCATACTCGAGGGCAAACATGCAGCCCTACTTTTTAGAAAACCATCGCTCAGAACCAGGGCAAGTTTCGAGGTCGGCATAAGGCAACTTGGAGGGCAAACGCTTTTTTTCTCCGAGGCGGAGGTTGGAATGGGAAAGCGGGAAAGCGTTCACGATGTTGCTAAAGTTCTATCAAGATTTTTCGACCTAATAGTGATAAGGACCTTTTCTCACGAAGAACTCGTTGAGTTCGCTGGATATGCCACCGTTCCCGTTATAAATGCGCTAACCGACCTTCTTCATCCGTGTCAAATCATGGGCGATGTAATGACCATACACGAGAAAAAAGGCAGGATAGACGAAATATCCATAGCGTTCGTTGGCGATGGCGGCAACAACATAGCAAATTCATGGGTTAACATCGCATCACGCATTCCTCTCGACCTCAGGATAGGAACAATTCCCGAAAGGACCCCAAACGAGGAAATCCTTGAGCGCGCCAAGGAAGCAGGCATATCGAAAATAACCATCACATTCGACCCCGTTGAGGCGGTTAATGGCGCCGATGTTATATACACCGATGTCTGGGCATCAATGGGCGAGAAAGAAAAGATAGCCGAGCGTGAGGCAAAACTAAGACCGTTTCAGGTGAACAAGAAGCTTCTTTCGCATGCCAAGGATGATGTGATAGTTATGCATTGCCTTCCCGCTGAAAGAGGGCGCGAAATAACCGATGAAGTAATGGATGGACCGCATTCTGTGGTCTTTGATCAGGCAGAAAACAGACTTCACATACAAAAATCAATAATTATCCATCTTTTCGGCAAGAGCTTGTAA